CAAGCGTGTCGAGCAGCACGAGCTTCGCGTGACTGCGCACCCGCTCGGGGATATCGTCATGACTCGTGGCGGCGACGAAGCGCGCGAGCTCTTCGACTTCTCGACCCATCTTCTGTCCTCGTTCCTGCGACCTCTCGCTTCTGTCAGCTTGTCTTCCCTCTCCCTTCGGGAGAGGGATCGAGGGTGAGGGAAAATTATGCGCCGTGCTCATGACTTCCCTCACTTGCAGTGCGCGCATCGGCATGCACGCCGATGCCGTTCGGCCGGCGCGGACCATGGTCCGCGAATTCCCGGCCTCACCCCCCAGCCCCTCTCCCGAGGGGAGAGGGGAGAGGGGAGTCACGCTGCCTGCTGGTGCGGGCCGGGTTCCTGGGTAGGGCGCATCTACTCCAGCTTGATGCCGGCCTGCTGGATGATCTTGGTCCAGCGCGCCACTTCCGAGCGCACGAAGCGTTCGAACTCCGCGGGCGAACTGCCGACGGGCTTCGCACCCTGCTTCGTGGTCCGGCTGCGGATGTCGGAGCTCTGCATCGCGGCTGTCGTCTCGCGGCTCAATTGCTCGATGATCGAGGACGGCGTGCCTTTGGGCGCCATCAGGCCGAACCATCCGATCACCTCGTAGTCCTTGATGCCCGCTTCGATCGCGGTTGGCACGTCGGGCAACGCCGGCGAGCGCTCGCGCGTGGAGACCGCAAGCGCACGCAGCCGATTCGACTGGATGAGCGCCAGCACCGTCTCCAGGGTATTGAAAGCCGTGGTGGCTTCGCCGCTCATGACCGCCGTCGTGGTCGCGCCGCCGCCCTTGTAGGGCACGTGCGTGATCTTCGTCTTGGAAACGATGCCGAACAGGGCCCCCGCCAGGTGCATCGCGCTGCCCGGTCCGGCCGAAGCGTAGAGAACGTCGCCGGGCCGCTCACGCGCGAGGCGCACGAAGTCCTGCAGGTTCTTTGCCGGGAACGAAGGCAGCACGACGATGACATGCGGCACGCTTACCGCTTGCGAGACGCGCACGAAATCCTCGATCGGGTTGTAGCGCAGCTTGGGATAAAGGCCCGGGCTGAACGAGAACGAGGCCGAGGTCATGAGAAACGTGTAGCCGTCGGCGGGTGCACGCGCAACGTATTCCGTGCCGATCGTGGAACCCGCGCCGGGCCGGTTCTCGACGATGAACTGCTGGCCCAGGCGTTCGCTGAAGCGCTGCGCGAGGATGCGGGCGAAGATGTCGGTGCCGCCGCCGGCGCCGAACGGCGTGACGATGCGCACGTTGCGCTCGGGCCATTTCTGTGCGGCGGCATCGCCGGGATGCATGGATACGCCCAGAGCAACGAGCGTGACGCAGAGTGCGGTACGAATGAAGCGGTGCTTGCGTGTGGATACGAACATGACCCTGCCTGTCGCCGGTGATTGTCGTCATGATAACCCGGCGCGATGCGGGCATGTTTGCCCCGTGGGCGCGTGGAACCGCCGCGGGCACGACGCCTGCAACGATGGGTGCGGCGGCGATTCGAGCATTTGCTGACTCGCGTACGGGCTGAGCGCCGGAACTTTCGAATCGCTGAGCGTCGGAACTTTCGAATCTCTTGGGAGCCTCAATCGCTATCGTGGCAAGCAAGATCGAAGATTATGCGCTGGTCGGCGACTGCCGCACGGCCGCACTGGTCGGCCGCAACGGCTCGGTCGACTGGCTTTGCTTCCCGCGCTTCGATTCGGGCGCGTGTTTCGCGGCCTTGCTCGGATCGAACGAAAACGGCTGCTGGTCGCTGGCGCCCAGGCACGAAGTACGCAATGTACGTCGTGCCTACCGGGGCGACACCCTGATCCTGGAAACCGAATTCGATACCGGCGCCGGACGGGCGAAGGTCATCGACTGGATGACGCCGGGATCGAGCGGTCCGCATCTGTTTCGCCTGGTCGAGGGCATCGACGGCGAGGTGCCGATGTGCCTGGAGCTCGTCATCCGCTTCGACTACGGCTCCATCGTACCCTGGGTGCGACGCACACCACGGGGCTTGCGCGCAGTCGCAGGGCCTGATTCGTTGTATCTGTTCACCGCCGTGGGTCTGCGCGGCGAGAACATGCACACCACGGCCGAGTTCGTCGTGCACGCGGGCGAGCGGGTCGGCTTCGAGCTCGCATGGCGCAGCACCTACGATGCACCACCGGCCGAAAGCGACATCGAGGCGACCCTGCGCGATACCGAAGCATGGTGGAAGGAATGGGCGGGACGCTGCCGCTACGGTGGCGAATGGCGCGATCCGGTCATGCGTTCGATGATCACGCTCAAGGCCCTGACGTACGCCCCGACCGGCGGCATCGTGGCCGCCGTCACCACGTCGCTGCCGGAGAAAATCGGCGGCGTGCGCAACTGGGACTATCGCTACTGCTGGCTGCGCGATGCGACCTTTGCCCTCTATGCCTTGATCAACGGCGGCTATATGGGCGAAGCGCGCGCCTGGCGGGAATGGCTGGTGAACGCGGTTGCCGGCCGCCCGGACGACTTGAACATCATGTATGGCCTGTCGGGCGAACGCCGGCTGACCGAGCTCACGCTCGATTGGCTGCCCGGCTACGAGAATTCCAAGCCGGTGCGCATCGGCAATGCCGCCTGGCAGCAGCATCAGCTTGACGTCTACGGCGAGGTGATCGACTCGCTGCACCTTGCGCGCCGCGTCGGCCTCGAACCGAGCGAAGATGCCTGGCGCATCGAATGCGAGATGATGCGTTTCCTCGAGAACGACTGGGACCAGCCGGACGAAGGCATCTGGGAGGTGCGGGGACCGAGGCGACAGTTCACGCATTCGAAGCTGATGGCGTGGGTTGCCGTGGACCGGGCGGTGAAGTCGGTCGAGCAGTTCGGGCTCAAAGGACCGGTGGAGCGCTGGCGCAGCCTGGCCACGCAAATTCGCCGCGACATCGACGAGCAAGGATTCGATCGGGACTTGGGTTCGTACGTGCAGTACTACGGCAGCAAGATGATCGACGCCAGCCTGCTGATGATGCCTCTGGTCGGGTACTTGCCGGCGACCGATAAGCGCATCGTCGGTACGGTCGCCGCGGTGGAGCGCTACCTCATGCGCGAGGGCCTGGTCGATCGTTACCGAACCAGCGAGCATATCGACGGTCTGCCCGAGGGCGAGGGCGCCTTCCTCGCGTGCACGTTCTGGTACGCCGACAATCTCGCCCTGCAGGGCCGCTACGACGAAGCGCGCCGTTGTTTCGAGCGCTTGCTTACGTTACGCAACGACGTGGGGCTGCTGGCCGAGGAATACGATCTCGACCGTCGCCGCCTGATCGGCAATTTTCCTCAGGCATTCTCCCATGTGGGACTGGTCAATACGGCGAGGAACCTGTCCGCGGCCGGCGGCCCGGCGGAGGATCGGAAAAAGGAAGGCCGCGACGCGGCAGGGGAAGGCCGCAACGCGGCAGGGGTAACACAGCCCCGCTAGGCTCGCGCGAGCCAGGAACTTCCTGCGATTATTGATCGTTCCGTATTGGACGACAGTCCAATACGGACGCGACGCTCCCCTCTCCCCCCGGGAGAGGGGTTGGGGGTGAGGGACGAGCGTGACATGAAATAGGGAACGCTCGATAAACCCGTGCGCCATGGCAACGATGCGCTCCGCTGTCAGGCCAGCAAGCCGGTATCCAATCCGGCCGCCACATTTTCATAGCCGAGAACACGGCCCGACCGACCGCGATGAATGCTTTCGGATGGCGAAGGAGAAAGCCCCAGCAGCCTGGTGAGCCCGTGGTGTGCGGGCATCCCTCGCCGCGACAATCCCCAAATGGTCGATGACGAGCAGCGCCGGTTGCTTCCACCCGCGCTTTGGACAGGAGGACTACTGGCTCAGGCAAACGCCATGCTGCGGCTGGAAGTTCAGGTATACGCGTTGATCCGGCGCCAGGCGCTCGAAGTGATCGATCTGCACGCCCAGCTCGTAGCGGCCGACGCGCAGGCGGCAATCGAGAAAATTGCCCAGGTAGACCGTGTCGATGATCCGCGCTTCGATGACATTGACGTTGCCGGCCTGATCCGGAGGCTCGAGGTGCAGGCGGAGATCCTCGGGCCGAATGCTCAGGATGATGGGCTGGCCGACCTGAACGCCGTTCAATCTGCTCGCGCGCAGGTAAAGCGGCGCACAACCTTCCCCCGGTGCCACTTCGAGCTCGCAGAATTCGCCGTCGCGCGCGATCAGGCGAGCCTGCAGCAGATTGGCGACACCGAGAAAGTTCGCCACGAAGGCATTGGCGGGCCGCGCGTAGAGCGTTTTCGGATCGCCGATCTGCTGGATGATGCCCTTGTCCATGACGACAATGCGATCGCTCATCACCAGCGCTTCGGTCTGATCGTGGGTGACGTAGATCGACGTGATTCCGACCTCGCGTTGCAAGCGCGCGAGCTCGTCGCGCAATTGTTCGCGCAGCTTGGCATCGAGGTTGCTCAAGGGCTCGTCGAAGAGAATGACCTCCGGCTGATAGACGATGGCGCGAGCGAGCGCGACCCGTTGGCGCTGTCCGCCCGAGAGCCGGTTCGCGTAGCGATCGGCCAGATGCGCCAGCCCGACCCGCTCCAGCACTTCGCGGGTGAGCCGTTTAATTTCGGCGCGGCTGGTGCGCCGCACGCGCAGCCCATAGGCGACGTTGTCGAACACCGTCATGTGCGGCCACACCGCATAGCTCTGGAACACCATGCCGATGTTGCGCTGCTCCGGGGCGAGAAATAGCGCGCGCGGCTGCGAGGCGACGGTCCTGCCGCCGATCGCGATCTCACCGCCGTCCGGATTTTCGAGACCTGCAATGCAGCGCAGCGTGGTCGTCTTGCCGCACCCCGACGGCCCCAGCAGCGTGACGAATTCGCCTTGCCTTACCGATAGATCGAAGCCGCGCACGGCCGCTTCCGAGCCGAAGCGCTTGTCCAGAGCACGGATCTCGACGAAGCTCATGCATCCCTCTATGGCCGCACCGCGCGCGAATGTTTCGGGTCGGGGTAGAGGTAGACCCGATCGCCGCGCGCGAGCATCTCGCGCGGATGCGCCAGAACCTTCCATTCGAAGCTTCCCCAGCGCACGCGGCAATCGATGCAATTGCCGAGGAAGATGGTGTGCGTGATCTCGCCTTCGATGTGCGGGTCGCCGTTGGGCTGCGGCAGCGCCTTGACGTTCTCGGGGCGCACGCAAAGCAGGGCCGAATCCCCCTCGGCAATGCCCTCGCCGAGCAGGCAGGGTACGACGACGCCGCGGCCGTCGTGCGAAACCTCGATCTCGCCGCGGCCCGGCGCGGTTACCCGCAGCACCCGGCCCTCGAGCAGGTTCGCGACCCCGATGAAGTTGCTGACATAGCGGTTCACCGGGCGGGCATAGATGTCGTGCGCGGAGCCGCGCTGCTCGATCCGCCCCTTGCTCATGACGATGATCTCGTCGCTCATGACCAGTGCCTCGGCCTGGTCGTGCGTCACGTACACCGAGGTGATGCCGACCTCGCGCTGGATGCGCTTGATCTCGGTGCGCATCTGCTCGCGCAGTTTCAGGTCGAGGTTGCTCAGCGGCTCGTCGAACAGCAGCAGCTTGGGGCGAAACACGATGGCCCGAGCGAGCGCCGCCCGCTGCTGTTGTCCACCCGAAAGCTGGGTGGCGAGCTTGCCGGCGAATTCCTGCAGGCCGACCAGGCGCAGCGCCGCGTCGACGCGCTCGGCAATCTCGGCCGGGTCGAGCTTGCGGATGGAAAGCGGGTAGGCGACGTTCTCGGTCACGGTCATGTGCGGCCAGATGGCGTAGCTCTGGAACACCATGCCGATGTCGCGCTTCTCGGGCGGGACGAAAACACCACGCGCGGGCGATGAATACGGAACCCCGCCCACGGCGATCTCACCCACGTCGAAGCGATGCAGGCCCGCGATGCACATGAGCGTGGTGGTCTTGCCGCAACCCGAGGGTCCGAGCAGCGTGAGGAGCTTTGCGCGCGCAACGGCGAACGACACCTCGTCGACGGCGCGGTCGTCGCCGAAGTATTTCACGAGACCGGTGACGGCGAGATAGGCGGTCTCGGCAGGTGTGGCTTGCATGGCGGGGTTCTCGATTCTCAGGCGCTGATCGCCTCGTCACCCGCGACGCGCCGGAACAGCACGATGCACCCGAGCAGCACCACCGTCTGAGCCACCGAGAGCGCACAGGTCAGCGGTTCGTTCTCGAAGTTCGCGAGATAGTAGACGCCGACCGAAAGCGTCTCGGTGCCGGTCGTGTACAGGATGATCGATATCGACAGCTCGCGCAGGAAGATGATGAACAGCAGGATCCAGCCGGCGAAGATGCCGGGCTTGAGCAACGGGATGGTCACGCGCTTGAGCGTGGTGAGCCAGGATGCTCCGGCCATGCGGGAGCTCTGGTCGAGCTCCTCGGACAAGGTGACGAGCACGGCGGATACGCTGCGCTGGCCATACGGAAAGAAGCGGGTGATGTAGCCCAGCAGCAGGATCCAGAGCGTCGCATACAGCGGTGTCTGGATGTAGGTCACCAGCACGCCCATCGCCAGCACGATCCCCGGGAAGCCGATCGGCACCGTGCACATGAAATCCAGCAGCCGGGAACCGAAGCCCTTGCGGCGCTGGATCATGTAGCTCACCGGCAGCGCCACCACCATGGCGATGGTCGCTCCGGCGAAGGCGAGGATGAAGCTGTTGATGATGCCGTTGGTGGCGGCCGAGATGCTTTCCGGATCCCAGAAGAACAGCACCTTCTTGTAGTTGTGCAGCGTGAGGTCGCGCGCAATGATCTCGCCTTCCCACACCGGGTGCAGGCTCACGACCAGCAGGCACAGTAGCGGCAGCACCACCGCCACCAGGACGAAGGTGAGGTTGTAGCCCAGGGCGACCCACTTCCAGCGCCCCAGGTCGACCACGTTGGGACGGAATCCTTTGCCCGTCACTGTGGTGAAGTCCTTGGGCGCGATGATCCGCTGCTGAATCCAGACGAACACCGCGGTGATCAGCCCCAGCGCCATCGCCATGGTGGCGCCCATGTAGTGATTGGCGTCATCGCCCACGGCCTTGGAGAAGATCTGGGTGGTGAAGGTCTCGTAGCCATAGGGCGCGCCGAGCTTGAAGGGCACGCCGAACTCGCCCGCGGTCGTGACGAACACGATGATGGCGCCGGAGAGGATTCCGGGCAGCACCAGCGGCAGCGTGACCGTGAAAGTGGTGCGCAGGAGTCCGGCCCCGGTCGTGCGCGCGCTGTCTTCGAGCGAAGGATCCATGCGGCGCAACGCCCCGACCACGAACAGGTAGACCAGGGGTGCGAAGAATATCCCGGTGACCCAGATGATGCCGTAGAGATTGTCGACGTTGATGAGGTGGCCCTGGATGCCGAACAGATCGCGTGCCCATACGTTCAGCAGCCCGGTCCTGGACGCGCCGAGGTTGTGCCAGGCGATCGCGCCGACGAAGGGGCTCAGGAAGAACGGGATCAGGTTGATCGGCTCGAGCTTGTCGCGCCAGGGGCAGTTGGTGCGGGCGTTGATCCAGGCGAGCGACACGCCGAGAAAGGTCGCGAGCAGGGTGGCACCGGTGCAGATCAGGATGGTGTTGACGAATGCCTTGGCGATGAGCCGATCGGAAAAGAGCGCGCGGTAGTTCTTGAGCCCCCACTCGGTATCGAACCCCAGGGGGTCGAGGACGCGAAAGCTGCTCACGATCATCGTGGCGAGCGGCAGCAGGACCACGACCGCGATCAGGACGCCCGCGATCACGGTGACGACGGACTCCTGCGTGAGCGCGCTGCGCCACCGTCTCGCGGCGGGCGCTTGCTGCAGGCCTTCGAGGGTCGTTTCGGGCGGCATGACGGGGGTGCGCGATCTCGAACTGGTGTCCTGGGTCAAAAGTTCGACACCCCCGCGAA
This genomic interval from Betaproteobacteria bacterium contains the following:
- a CDS encoding tripartite tricarboxylate transporter substrate binding protein, yielding MFVSTRKHRFIRTALCVTLVALGVSMHPGDAAAQKWPERNVRIVTPFGAGGGTDIFARILAQRFSERLGQQFIVENRPGAGSTIGTEYVARAPADGYTFLMTSASFSFSPGLYPKLRYNPIEDFVRVSQAVSVPHVIVVLPSFPAKNLQDFVRLARERPGDVLYASAGPGSAMHLAGALFGIVSKTKITHVPYKGGGATTTAVMSGEATTAFNTLETVLALIQSNRLRALAVSTRERSPALPDVPTAIEAGIKDYEVIGWFGLMAPKGTPSSIIEQLSRETTAAMQSSDIRSRTTKQGAKPVGSSPAEFERFVRSEVARWTKIIQQAGIKLE
- a CDS encoding glycoside hydrolase family 15 protein, giving the protein MASKIEDYALVGDCRTAALVGRNGSVDWLCFPRFDSGACFAALLGSNENGCWSLAPRHEVRNVRRAYRGDTLILETEFDTGAGRAKVIDWMTPGSSGPHLFRLVEGIDGEVPMCLELVIRFDYGSIVPWVRRTPRGLRAVAGPDSLYLFTAVGLRGENMHTTAEFVVHAGERVGFELAWRSTYDAPPAESDIEATLRDTEAWWKEWAGRCRYGGEWRDPVMRSMITLKALTYAPTGGIVAAVTTSLPEKIGGVRNWDYRYCWLRDATFALYALINGGYMGEARAWREWLVNAVAGRPDDLNIMYGLSGERRLTELTLDWLPGYENSKPVRIGNAAWQQHQLDVYGEVIDSLHLARRVGLEPSEDAWRIECEMMRFLENDWDQPDEGIWEVRGPRRQFTHSKLMAWVAVDRAVKSVEQFGLKGPVERWRSLATQIRRDIDEQGFDRDLGSYVQYYGSKMIDASLLMMPLVGYLPATDKRIVGTVAAVERYLMREGLVDRYRTSEHIDGLPEGEGAFLACTFWYADNLALQGRYDEARRCFERLLTLRNDVGLLAEEYDLDRRRLIGNFPQAFSHVGLVNTARNLSAAGGPAEDRKKEGRDAAGEGRNAAGVTQPR
- a CDS encoding ATP-binding cassette domain-containing protein; this encodes MSFVEIRALDKRFGSEAAVRGFDLSVRQGEFVTLLGPSGCGKTTTLRCIAGLENPDGGEIAIGGRTVASQPRALFLAPEQRNIGMVFQSYAVWPHMTVFDNVAYGLRVRRTSRAEIKRLTREVLERVGLAHLADRYANRLSGGQRQRVALARAIVYQPEVILFDEPLSNLDAKLREQLRDELARLQREVGITSIYVTHDQTEALVMSDRIVVMDKGIIQQIGDPKTLYARPANAFVANFLGVANLLQARLIARDGEFCELEVAPGEGCAPLYLRASRLNGVQVGQPIILSIRPEDLRLHLEPPDQAGNVNVIEARIIDTVYLGNFLDCRLRVGRYELGVQIDHFERLAPDQRVYLNFQPQHGVCLSQ
- a CDS encoding ATP-binding cassette domain-containing protein, with translation MQATPAETAYLAVTGLVKYFGDDRAVDEVSFAVARAKLLTLLGPSGCGKTTTLMCIAGLHRFDVGEIAVGGVPYSSPARGVFVPPEKRDIGMVFQSYAIWPHMTVTENVAYPLSIRKLDPAEIAERVDAALRLVGLQEFAGKLATQLSGGQQQRAALARAIVFRPKLLLFDEPLSNLDLKLREQMRTEIKRIQREVGITSVYVTHDQAEALVMSDEIIVMSKGRIEQRGSAHDIYARPVNRYVSNFIGVANLLEGRVLRVTAPGRGEIEVSHDGRGVVVPCLLGEGIAEGDSALLCVRPENVKALPQPNGDPHIEGEITHTIFLGNCIDCRVRWGSFEWKVLAHPREMLARGDRVYLYPDPKHSRAVRP
- a CDS encoding ABC transporter permease subunit, whose protein sequence is MPPETTLEGLQQAPAARRWRSALTQESVVTVIAGVLIAVVVLLPLATMIVSSFRVLDPLGFDTEWGLKNYRALFSDRLIAKAFVNTILICTGATLLATFLGVSLAWINARTNCPWRDKLEPINLIPFFLSPFVGAIAWHNLGASRTGLLNVWARDLFGIQGHLINVDNLYGIIWVTGIFFAPLVYLFVVGALRRMDPSLEDSARTTGAGLLRTTFTVTLPLVLPGILSGAIIVFVTTAGEFGVPFKLGAPYGYETFTTQIFSKAVGDDANHYMGATMAMALGLITAVFVWIQQRIIAPKDFTTVTGKGFRPNVVDLGRWKWVALGYNLTFVLVAVVLPLLCLLVVSLHPVWEGEIIARDLTLHNYKKVLFFWDPESISAATNGIINSFILAFAGATIAMVVALPVSYMIQRRKGFGSRLLDFMCTVPIGFPGIVLAMGVLVTYIQTPLYATLWILLLGYITRFFPYGQRSVSAVLVTLSEELDQSSRMAGASWLTTLKRVTIPLLKPGIFAGWILLFIIFLRELSISIILYTTGTETLSVGVYYLANFENEPLTCALSVAQTVVLLGCIVLFRRVAGDEAISA